In Danaus plexippus chromosome 6, MEX_DaPlex, whole genome shotgun sequence, a single window of DNA contains:
- the LOC133320849 gene encoding lipase 3-like, translated as MLGVILLVSALVSAQAVPADVVQGADEKQSVRHKQFNNGLRIARDGYYSESHLVTTSDGYILELVRIPNKRFQFLNNPFAPKKPVVFLMHGLQGSSISYITLGARRSLAYNLADAGFDVWMGNARGVINSRNHVSLNPDNPKDAQKFFDYSFEDIATKDLPTMIDYVLQRTKQDKLHYVGHSQGGTAFLVLNSLLPKYNDKFISADILAGVGYQDHFPTDIVKSIAKATDFLYNFAVRRGFLEIGIRFNQQIVGQSLDFDDSEALSSNTEVTLALQSLRSFLDGLLMLGRLEVLGEASVKQFAHYGQNIKDKSFRRWDYGPVENLRKYGRFQPPQYDLSLVTVDLTMHYAMSDILLSEKDVLNMAAVIPNAKVRKVARDSFGHMDFIISNDSKELVTDYVVNELKKRY; from the exons atgttaggtgtaattttattagtgaGTGCTCTGGTTAGCGCACAAGCTGTGCCTGCGGATGTGGTACAAGGCGCCGATGAAAAACAATCTGTTAGACATAAACAGTTTAACAAT GGTCTGAGGATAGCTCGCGACGGATATTATTCTGAATCCCATTTGGTCACAACGAGCGATGGATACATCCTTGAATTGGTGCGAATTCCAAACAAGCGCTTCCAGTTCTTGAACAATCCATTTGCTCCAAAGAAGCCTGTTGTATTTTTGATGCATGGACTGCAGGGTTCCTCAATATCTTACATTACTTTGGGTGCACGACGAAGTTTAG CTTACAACTTGGCTGATGCTGGTTTCGATGTTTGGATGGGGAATGCACGTGGAGTTATCAATTCTCGTAATCACGTGTCCTTAAACCCTGACAACCCCAAGGACGCACAGAAGTTCTTTGATTACAGTTTCGAGGACATTGCTACCAAAGACCTCCCAACCATGATCGACTACGTCCTACAAAGAACTAAACAAGACAAATTACACTACGTCGGACATTCTCAAGGAGGCACTGCATTTTTAGTCCTTAACTCACTTTTGCCGAAATATAACGATAAATTCATATCTGCTGATATACTTGCTGGCGTTGGCTATCAAGATCATTTCCCAACTGATATAGTGAAAAGTATTGCCAAAGCCACTGATTTCTTATAT aaCTTTGCTGTTCGAAGGGGTTTCCTTGAAATAGGTATTAGATTTAACCAACAAATTGTCGGACAGAGCTTAGATTTTGATGACTCTGAGGCATTAAGCTCGAATACCGAAGTGACACTGGCACTACAATCTTTACGATCCTTTTTG gACGGACTCTTAATGCTTGGACGTTTAGAAGTACTTGGTGAAGCCTCAGTAAAACAATTTGCGCATTACGGGCAAAACATCAAAGATAAATCATTCCGTAGATGGGACTATGGCCCTGTAGaaaatttaaggaaatatGGTAGATTCCAGCCGCCCCAATACGATCTGAGCCTAGTTACTGTAGATTTGACAATGCATTACGCTATGTCTGATATTTTGTTAAGTGaaaaagatgttttaaatatggccgCAGTAATTCCAAACGCTAAGGTCCGTAAAGTGGCGAGAGACAGCTTTGGACACATGGATTTCATAATTTCCAATGATTCTAAGGAATTAGTTACAGATTATGTTGTAAACGAACTAAAGAAAAGATATTAA
- the LOC116779194 gene encoding lipase 3-like: MLAVVLIVTALVTAQAGPSPVLPEDRYLQSENDDRPYDIAQRIARDGYYSESHNVITSDGYILELVRIPYKRFEFWRNPFAPKKPVVFLMHGLQGCAITYITLGAKRSLAYNLAEAGFDVWLGNARGALNSRKHLILDPDNPDHAVKFFDYTFEDIATKDLPAMIDAVLRITKQEKLHYVGHSQGATAFITLNSVKPEYNDKFLSADLLAGVGYQDHFPTKIIDEIAKQTDLIFALARRQGLMEIGHLKKSSIVEDYKNTEEVEAANALNKFLSLLEGILMLGRLEIIAGASIKQYAHFGQNIRDKSFRRYNYGALRNLVRYGSLEPPKYDISRITVDLTMHYAMSDVLLSEEDVLNMARVIPNAKARRVERESFGHMDFVISNDSKELVTDFIVEKLKNSYL; this comes from the exons atgttGGCAGTTGTTCTGATAGTGACCGCTCTCGTCACCGCACAGGCTGGGCCATCACCAGTGCTCCCAGAGGATCGGTACCTCCAAAGTGAGAACGATGATAGGCCATATGACATT gCACAAAGAATAGCGAGAGATGGTTATTACTCGGAATCCCACAACGTGATTACCAGCGATGGATACATCCTGGAATTAGTTCGAATTCCCTACAAGCGCTTCGAGTTCTGGAGGAATCCATTTGCTCCAAAGAAGCCCGTTGTGTTTTTGATGCATGGACTTCAGGGCTGTGCGATAACCTACATAACCCTGGGTGCGAAACGTAGCTTAG CATACAACTTGGCTGAAGCTGGTTTCGATGTTTGGTTGGGGAATGCGAGAGGGGCTTTGAATTCCAGAAAACACTTGATATTGGATCCCGATAATCCTGATCATGCGGTAAAATTCTTCGATTACACTTTCGAAGATATCGCTACTAAGGACCTTCCTGCTATGATCGACGCTGTTCTCAGAATCACGAAGCAAGAAAAACTTCATTATGTCGGACATTCTCAAGGAGCAACTGCCTTTATTACTTTGAACTCTGTAAAGCCAGAATACAATGACAAATTCTTATCAGCTGACTTGCTAGCTGGCGTCGGCTATCAGGACCACTTCCCAACCAAAATTATAGATGAAATCGCCAAACAAactgatttaatattt GCCTTAGCTCGCAGACAGGGTTTGATGGAAAttggacatttaaaaaagAGTTCAATCGTAGAGGACTATAAGAATACAGAGGAGGTTGAAGCAGCGAAcgccttaaataaatttctttcattgcTG GAGGGAATTTTAATGCTTGGACGTCTGGAGATAATAGCGGGAGCATCTATCAAGCAATATGCGCACTTTGGACAAAACATCAGAGATAAATCTTTTAGACGATACAACTACGGTGCTCTAAGAAATCTAGTGAGATACGGCAGCCTCGAGCCTCCTAAGTATGACATCAGTCGCATCACCGTGGATTTAACGATGCATTACGCTATGTCCGATGTTCTACTGAGTGAAgaagatgttttaaatatggccaGAGTTATTCCAAACGCTAAAGCTCGCAGAGTAGAGAGAGAAAGCTTTGGACACATGGATTTCGTTATATCTAATGATTCTAAGGAATTAGTCACTGATTTTAtcgttgaaaaattaaaaaattcttacctCTGA
- the LOC133320850 gene encoding lipase 3-like: MLKTFSIFALFVLSAYTSSSFGESVRPQKIYFDTVKRIARDGYYSESHYVTTSDGYILEVNRIPNGRSQEGGSVSKKPVVLLMHGLQGSSISYITLGPEYSLGYLLADAGFDVWMGNCRGALNSRNHVSLDPDRDILKFFDYTFEDVATKDLPAIIDYILGETKQEKLHYVGHSQGGTAFLVLNSVLPEYNDKISAADLLAGVGYMRHFPNVMLKAFAISTNVIFNFAVRIGNIEILGPNSDENSNCKNSDDPEAECAIQSISDYMSQLLASHEMIAGASLKQYAHYGQNIRDRSFRRWNYGAIKNLAKYGSINPPSYDIRRISINTIMHYTVGDDLLHERDVLNMAKDMPNCEVRRVAKDSFSHTDFVGANDSRALVSDFVVERLKKLYL, encoded by the exons ATGTTGAAGACGTTCTCGATATTCGCTTTATTCGTACTTAGTGCGTATACATCTTCTAGTTTTGGGGAAAGTGTCCGTccgcaaaaaatttattttgacact GTGAAGAGAATAGCGCGTGATGGATATTACTCAGAATCCCACTACGTAACAACCAGCGATGGATACATCTTGGAAGTGAATAGGATTCCCAACGGACGCTCACAGGAAGGAGGAAGCGTCTCAAAGAAGCCTGTTGTATTGTTGATGCACGGTCTCCAGGGCTCTTCGATTTCCTACATTACTCTTGGTCCCGAATACAGTTTGG GTTACTTGTTGGCTGACGCTGGTTTTGACGTGTGGATGGGAAACTGTCGAGGAGCTCTCAACTCTCGCAACCATGTCTCACTCGACCCTGACAGAGATATATTGAAGTTCTTCGACTATACCTTTGAAGACGTCGCTACCAAGGATTTACCGGCAATAATTGACTACATTCTCGGCGaaacaaaacaagaaaaacTCCATTACGTCGGCCACTCCCAGGGAGGGACGGCATTCTTGGTGTTGAATTCTGTGTTGCCTGAGTACAATGACAAAATTTCGGCAGCCGATTTACTTGCCGGAGTCGGTTACATGAGACACTTCCCAAACGTCATGTTAAAAGCATTCGCAATCAGCACTAATGTCATATTT AACTTTGCCGTTCGTATCGGTAACATAGAAATCCTTGGCCCCAACTCAgatgaaaattcaaattgcAAAAATTCTGATGATCCTGAAGCGGAATGCGCGATACAATCTATTAGCGACtatatg AGTCAATTGTTGGCGTCACACGAGATGATCGCTGGTGCTTCCCTCAAGCAATATGCTCACTACGGACAGAACATACGTGACAGAAGTTTCAGAAGATGGAATTACGGCGCCATCAAGAACCTTGCTAAGTACGGAAGCATTAACCCTCCAAGTTATGACATCCGTCGCATAAGTATTAACACAATCATGCACTACACGGTTGGTGACGACCTTTTACACGAAAGAGATGTATTGAACATGGCCAAAGATATGCCCAACTGTGAGGTACGCAGAGTGGCCAAGGATTCCTTCTCTCATACCGATTTCGTAGGCGCTAACGACTCCCGAGCACTGGTGTCTGACTTTGTTGTAGAAAGGCTAAAGAAATTGTACCTCtaa